A single window of Chitinophaga sp. XS-30 DNA harbors:
- a CDS encoding alpha/beta hydrolase, protein MWKVLLLLPFLISTETTAQKITREDFMISSDPGVQIFIREISGRKRSRKPPILLVHGGGAGSLALYDLPVPGGSLAEDLAKHGLKVYIMDVRGWEKSTRPDYDTNKRYVINGSSAEASRDIDAAVNFIIERTGQRQVTLFGTATGGHWMGYYACIYPYKVNALIMLNSLYNVKAPWRFTERYRNPLDTSQFYYAATPPLRRADAATLLQLWNNSIPVADKTEWYDPAVAQAYVKTAVSFDEDSVLVVPGGYRAESFYTAQGKGLWHAKDITVPILVVRGALDTWSRPEDMKALEEKLVNAPKKQFLTLAEGTHILFLDRPEKGRAQLISAMLEFNQKRPKKRR, encoded by the coding sequence ATGTGGAAAGTCCTGTTACTCCTTCCTTTTCTGATCAGCACCGAAACCACTGCGCAAAAGATCACGCGGGAAGATTTTATGATCAGCAGTGATCCCGGTGTGCAGATCTTCATCAGGGAAATATCTGGCCGCAAACGTAGCAGGAAACCTCCTATTTTGCTGGTGCACGGCGGCGGTGCCGGCTCACTTGCGCTTTATGATCTCCCTGTGCCCGGCGGTTCCCTCGCGGAAGACCTGGCTAAGCATGGCCTGAAAGTGTACATCATGGATGTTCGCGGATGGGAGAAGTCCACCCGCCCGGACTACGATACCAACAAGCGTTATGTCATCAATGGCTCTTCCGCCGAAGCATCGCGGGATATTGATGCCGCGGTGAATTTCATCATCGAGCGGACCGGCCAGCGGCAGGTGACGCTTTTCGGCACAGCCACCGGCGGGCACTGGATGGGCTATTACGCCTGCATCTATCCCTATAAAGTGAATGCGCTCATCATGCTGAATAGTTTGTATAACGTGAAAGCCCCCTGGCGGTTCACCGAACGTTACCGCAATCCACTCGATACATCGCAGTTCTACTATGCCGCCACTCCCCCGCTGCGCCGTGCAGATGCAGCCACACTGTTGCAGCTGTGGAATAACAGCATTCCCGTAGCGGATAAAACCGAATGGTATGATCCCGCTGTGGCGCAGGCTTATGTAAAAACCGCGGTAAGTTTTGATGAAGATTCCGTACTGGTGGTGCCGGGCGGATACCGGGCGGAGAGTTTCTATACCGCGCAGGGAAAGGGATTGTGGCATGCGAAGGATATTACGGTGCCGATCCTCGTGGTACGGGGGGCACTGGATACCTGGAGCCGTCCGGAGGATATGAAAGCGCTGGAGGAAAAACTGGTGAATGCGCCGAAGAAGCAGTTTCTGACATTGGCTGAAGGCACGCATATATTGTTCCTGGACAGGCCGGAGAAAGGACGGGCGCAGCTGATATCTGCGATGCTGGAGTTTAATCAGAAGCGGCCGAAGAAGCGGCGGTGA
- a CDS encoding type 1 glutamine amidotransferase domain-containing protein, with protein MAQQNLENKKVAVLVTDGFEESEFTEPVAALQHAGASVEVISLKPGKVKAWADKEWGDEYRVDNTVDKVNADDYDALVLPGGVMNPDKLRMDPGAVSFVTAFTDKNKPIAAICHGPWILIETGALEGRTVTSWPSLKTDLINAGATWVDEEVHVDNGLVTSRNPGDLPAFCKKMIEEIAEGRHVSSGQTTGVNQLG; from the coding sequence ATGGCACAGCAAAACCTGGAAAACAAAAAAGTAGCCGTGCTGGTAACAGATGGCTTTGAAGAATCTGAATTTACAGAACCGGTAGCTGCATTGCAGCATGCCGGCGCGTCAGTGGAGGTGATCTCGCTGAAACCCGGAAAAGTGAAAGCCTGGGCGGACAAGGAATGGGGCGATGAATACCGGGTGGATAATACGGTAGACAAAGTGAATGCCGATGACTATGATGCATTGGTATTGCCCGGAGGCGTGATGAACCCGGACAAGCTTCGTATGGACCCGGGTGCAGTCAGTTTTGTGACCGCATTTACCGACAAGAACAAACCGATTGCCGCTATCTGCCACGGCCCCTGGATACTGATCGAAACAGGCGCGCTGGAAGGCCGCACCGTAACCTCCTGGCCATCGCTGAAAACAGACCTGATCAATGCAGGAGCAACCTGGGTGGACGAGGAAGTGCATGTGGACAACGGTCTTGTGACCAGCCGTAATCCCGGGGACCTGCCGGCTTTCTGTAAAAAGATGATCGAAGAGATTGCCGAAGGCCGCCACGTCAGCAGCGGGCAGACCACCGGCGTAAATCAATTAGGCTGA
- a CDS encoding AsmA-like C-terminal region-containing protein, with protein sequence MPRWIRISLISCVSLIALVIILWLVLALVIRSNKQAILEEITAQFGSRINGTLEIRDMEPSLIRSFPNVSVNLMDVTVKDSLYSVHQRPLLTFREVFVKVNTFAILRGKVDIRQVFLRNGGIRLFTDSTGYSNTHLFKTDSSAEKSSKQPTIANFRLENVQLEIEDLVKSKLFRFDIRNLRGRMHNSAAKWTCDLNTETLIRDMAFNTAKGSYARQKVLKADLHLEYDKKTKTLRFPSQTLRFDGQGIVFDGIFNFSQKPAVFTLKIKADDIGFRMAATMLPVSASQKLDSIGISAPLNVLADIRGRMQFRDTPYVNVTWNTKGNTLTVKGIQLEECSFSGGFLNEVEPGMGHGDKNSRVSLYDFRGLFDSIPITADTIRVLNLKHPVLTGRFKSSFPLVSLTRPMGAHLFLFSKGNATVDLEYAGGWDAKDTVAGYLKGIVRVTDGAFTYIPRNQSFGQCNATLEFTGEDLFIRDVKVQSGKSILLMNGSVRNMLNFYFDAPEKILLDWSVSSPLINLNEFQGFFARRKQHRQKNSRRQRVSMLRQLDIVLDASRVNMQVDLHKVQYQKFIARNVKATVFLDREKVQLSKAALQTAGGSMQLNGSITQAGTNDRFNLDARINQVQVDQLFNAFDNFGQDGIEGKNLKGTFSANVSLSGGITENVSLRPNSMFGTVRFDLKKGALLNFEPLEKIGRFIFRKRDMSNITFDNISNTLEIKGDKVIIYPMIISSSVLNIELEGVYGLTKGTDIKMKIPLRNPKGDELITDIAELQKRRKRGIVINLHAVDGEDGKVKLKLGKGKDDE encoded by the coding sequence ATGCCTCGCTGGATACGTATTTCCCTTATTTCATGTGTTAGCCTGATCGCGCTGGTCATCATACTGTGGCTGGTGCTTGCGCTGGTCATCCGCAGCAACAAACAGGCGATCCTGGAGGAGATCACCGCCCAGTTCGGCAGCCGCATCAATGGCACGCTGGAAATAAGGGACATGGAGCCTTCGCTGATCCGCAGCTTTCCCAATGTTTCCGTAAACCTGATGGACGTGACCGTGAAAGACAGTCTTTACAGCGTTCATCAACGCCCGCTGCTGACTTTCCGGGAAGTATTCGTCAAAGTGAATACCTTCGCCATCCTTCGGGGAAAGGTGGACATCCGTCAGGTTTTCCTGAGAAACGGAGGTATCCGCCTGTTTACAGACAGTACCGGTTATTCGAATACCCATCTTTTCAAAACTGACTCATCGGCGGAAAAATCGTCAAAACAACCCACTATTGCCAACTTCCGGTTGGAAAATGTGCAGCTGGAGATCGAAGACCTGGTCAAATCAAAGCTTTTCCGTTTTGATATCCGCAATCTGCGCGGCCGCATGCATAACAGCGCGGCAAAGTGGACCTGCGACCTGAATACGGAAACACTGATCAGGGACATGGCTTTCAATACCGCAAAAGGGAGCTACGCCAGGCAAAAGGTATTGAAAGCAGACCTGCACCTGGAATATGATAAAAAAACAAAAACGCTGCGCTTCCCTTCCCAGACCCTGCGCTTCGACGGCCAGGGAATTGTATTCGACGGGATATTCAACTTCTCTCAAAAACCAGCCGTATTTACGCTGAAGATCAAAGCAGACGATATCGGTTTCAGAATGGCCGCTACCATGCTCCCGGTATCCGCATCGCAGAAGCTGGACAGCATAGGGATATCCGCTCCGCTGAATGTGCTGGCCGACATCAGGGGACGCATGCAGTTCAGGGATACGCCCTATGTGAATGTGACCTGGAACACAAAAGGCAATACCCTCACCGTCAAAGGCATCCAGCTGGAGGAATGCAGCTTCAGCGGTGGCTTCCTGAATGAAGTGGAACCCGGAATGGGGCATGGCGACAAAAACTCACGGGTAAGCCTGTACGATTTTAGAGGGCTGTTCGACAGCATCCCCATTACCGCGGATACCATCCGTGTACTGAACCTCAAACATCCGGTGCTGACAGGCCGCTTCAAATCCAGCTTTCCCCTGGTCAGCCTCACACGGCCCATGGGCGCCCACCTGTTCCTGTTCTCCAAAGGCAATGCCACCGTAGACCTCGAATACGCGGGCGGATGGGATGCCAAAGACACAGTAGCCGGTTACCTGAAAGGCATTGTGCGGGTCACCGACGGCGCATTCACTTATATACCGCGTAACCAGTCATTCGGGCAATGCAATGCCACCCTCGAATTCACGGGGGAAGACCTGTTTATCCGGGATGTGAAAGTGCAAAGCGGCAAAAGCATCCTGCTGATGAACGGAAGCGTCCGCAATATGCTCAATTTCTATTTCGATGCACCGGAGAAGATATTGCTGGACTGGTCTGTCAGCAGTCCTCTCATCAACCTGAACGAGTTCCAGGGATTCTTTGCGCGGCGAAAGCAACACCGGCAAAAAAACTCACGGCGGCAAAGGGTCAGCATGCTCCGCCAGCTGGATATCGTGCTCGATGCCAGCCGTGTGAATATGCAGGTAGACCTCCACAAAGTGCAGTATCAGAAGTTCATTGCCCGGAATGTGAAAGCCACGGTGTTCCTGGACAGGGAAAAAGTGCAGTTGAGCAAAGCAGCTTTGCAAACCGCCGGAGGTTCCATGCAACTGAACGGCAGCATCACCCAGGCGGGTACGAACGACCGGTTCAATCTCGATGCCCGTATCAACCAGGTACAGGTAGACCAGCTTTTTAATGCATTCGATAACTTCGGACAGGATGGTATCGAAGGGAAGAACCTGAAAGGCACTTTCTCCGCTAACGTGAGCTTAAGCGGCGGTATCACAGAAAATGTTTCGCTGCGCCCCAATTCCATGTTCGGCACCGTACGCTTCGATCTCAAAAAAGGAGCATTGCTGAACTTTGAGCCGCTCGAAAAGATCGGGCGCTTTATCTTCCGCAAGCGGGATATGTCCAACATCACCTTCGATAACATCAGCAATACCCTCGAAATAAAAGGCGACAAAGTGATCATTTACCCCATGATCATTTCTTCCAGTGTACTGAACATTGAGCTGGAAGGCGTGTACGGCCTGACAAAAGGCACCGATATCAAAATGAAGATCCCCCTCCGCAATCCCAAAGGCGATGAACTGATCACTGACATAGCCGAACTGCAGAAAAGGCGGAAACGCGGTATCGTCATCAATCTGCATGCAGTGGATGGGGAGGATGGCAAAGTGAAGCTGAAGCTCGGGAAGGGCAAAGATGATGAATAA
- a CDS encoding GNAT family N-acetyltransferase has product MKPYDIRPVTETSLPLLAQLERSTFSETFQSVYSAADLQSFLDERKSDAVIRKEWASANSRYYFIYFNNTPAGFLKINLFRQPDNGGPLPEPVMELEKIYVLKAFQGKKLGKALMDHAYAMGREHFVRTIWLGVWEHNLSARKFYAKEGYTQFGEHIFAVGRQADRDLLLQKPL; this is encoded by the coding sequence ATGAAACCATATGATATCAGGCCTGTTACGGAAACCAGCCTGCCGCTGCTGGCTCAACTGGAGCGATCTACATTTTCGGAAACGTTCCAGTCTGTCTACAGTGCGGCGGACCTGCAGAGCTTCCTTGATGAACGGAAGAGTGATGCCGTTATCCGGAAAGAGTGGGCGTCAGCGAACTCCCGTTATTATTTCATCTACTTCAACAATACGCCTGCAGGTTTCCTGAAGATAAACCTCTTTCGTCAGCCTGACAATGGCGGTCCGCTGCCGGAACCGGTTATGGAACTGGAAAAGATCTACGTGCTGAAAGCCTTTCAGGGGAAAAAGCTGGGCAAGGCACTCATGGATCACGCTTATGCCATGGGCCGGGAACATTTCGTACGCACGATATGGTTAGGTGTATGGGAACACAATCTATCCGCGCGGAAATTCTACGCGAAAGAAGGATACACGCAATTCGGCGAACATATTTTTGCAGTCGGGCGACAGGCCGACCGGGACCTGCTCCTGCAAAAGCCCCTGTGA
- a CDS encoding SRPBCC family protein — protein MANYEGKEDSPRAGSLYENTTVINVSKTGRIVSAAAGSSLMYIGLADISKSPLKALGRMLVGGYLLYRGLSGNCPLSAVIENNVRARHARAVNIRSTFRVDRSPVDVYEYWRKLDNLPMFMAHLHHVEVQDERYSHWTVKLAGDLTLEWDAEIVEDRENEVISWRSLEGAAVANSGKITFKELEDGGTELHVVISYRPPAGFAGAGIARLLNPAFERLVRNDVRNFKQHIEKSPNLI, from the coding sequence ATGGCAAATTACGAAGGCAAGGAGGATAGCCCGCGCGCCGGAAGCCTCTACGAAAACACCACGGTCATCAATGTTTCAAAAACCGGCAGGATCGTTTCTGCCGCGGCAGGTTCCTCACTCATGTACATTGGCCTGGCGGACATTTCAAAATCCCCGCTGAAAGCCCTTGGACGAATGCTGGTGGGCGGTTATCTGTTGTACCGGGGCCTGTCCGGCAATTGCCCGCTGTCCGCCGTAATAGAGAACAACGTCAGGGCCAGACATGCCCGCGCCGTCAACATCCGCAGCACATTCCGGGTGGACCGCTCGCCGGTGGACGTGTATGAGTACTGGCGCAAGCTGGATAACCTGCCCATGTTCATGGCGCACCTGCATCATGTGGAAGTACAGGACGAGCGTTATTCTCACTGGACGGTAAAACTGGCCGGCGACCTCACACTGGAGTGGGATGCGGAGATCGTGGAAGACCGGGAGAATGAAGTTATCAGCTGGCGGTCCCTGGAAGGTGCGGCTGTGGCCAATTCAGGAAAAATTACATTTAAAGAACTGGAAGATGGCGGAACGGAACTGCATGTAGTGATCAGCTACCGGCCACCTGCAGGCTTTGCCGGCGCAGGCATAGCGAGACTGCTCAACCCGGCATTTGAAAGGCTGGTGCGGAACGATGTCCGGAATTTCAAACAGCATATAGAGAAAAGTCCCAACCTGATATAA
- a CDS encoding zinc-dependent peptidase has translation MEFAIPVIVVALLFWWFTRKPKRKGPSPVPANVNRLLGNQVRYYRQLDKKEQTRFASEVKLFLEQVTIEGVGIEVEDLDKVLIAASAVIPIFYFPGWRYRNLTNVIVYPDTFDEQYQFEGDRRHIMGMVGSGALNGQMLLSRSALRAGFADNGGKSNTAIHEFVHLVDKSDGSVDGFPESLLRNSYSLPWLKVMHEEIRRIETGQSDINPYAAMNQAEFLAVVAEYFFERPDLMEAHHPELFHLLTEMFNQPARSDSAAAPRSAASNG, from the coding sequence ATGGAATTTGCTATACCCGTCATCGTAGTGGCGCTGCTCTTCTGGTGGTTCACCCGTAAACCCAAACGTAAAGGCCCTTCTCCCGTTCCGGCCAATGTTAACCGGCTGCTGGGCAACCAGGTCCGTTATTACCGGCAGCTGGACAAAAAGGAGCAAACCAGGTTTGCCTCGGAAGTAAAGCTGTTCCTGGAGCAGGTGACGATAGAAGGCGTAGGCATTGAAGTGGAAGATCTTGATAAAGTACTGATCGCGGCAAGCGCCGTGATCCCTATTTTCTATTTTCCGGGCTGGCGTTACCGCAATCTTACCAATGTTATCGTGTACCCGGATACCTTCGACGAGCAATACCAGTTTGAAGGCGACCGGCGGCATATCATGGGAATGGTAGGCAGCGGCGCCCTGAACGGACAAATGCTGCTGTCCCGCTCCGCACTCAGGGCCGGCTTTGCGGACAACGGCGGCAAAAGCAATACCGCCATCCATGAGTTCGTGCATCTGGTGGATAAATCAGACGGTTCAGTGGACGGATTTCCCGAAAGCCTGCTGCGCAACAGTTACAGCCTGCCCTGGTTGAAAGTGATGCATGAAGAGATCCGGCGCATAGAAACCGGTCAGTCAGACATCAATCCCTATGCCGCGATGAACCAGGCGGAATTTCTGGCCGTGGTTGCCGAATATTTCTTTGAGCGGCCGGACCTGATGGAGGCGCATCATCCGGAGCTTTTTCACCTGCTGACGGAGATGTTCAACCAGCCCGCGCGCTCAGACTCCGCAGCAGCCCCCCGCTCTGCCGCATCAAACGGCTGA
- a CDS encoding XrtN system VIT domain-containing protein: MKQIVSLFLSNRAYARGILLLQVNCIVFCLGAMPDTVNDGMLSGFFFFHFFSAIAAFIGIFFTARGKRRSVWTIMLLLLLISAYALNRHIPVFRPSVTWLSAVLVITGVNFLLFHFWEALPAWFRYMQLFIMGVGMALFAYFAVYLLPLYPLSVMALIALGISLHTFVPIFLLIQAFVVMRDTACRIRSGVTALWAGGLAALIFAVVYGFLYNAEVRKLNLAYNRTIVESNGDLPAWVEASRQATGGIMEHKVLCTDLLYLRPKWEIFNLGNFPGRNFGERIQHDPLIVAATAFAPPLEIPVDDRIKILESMYDARHEAQERLWSGDDLYTGYVNSKVKIWPKLHLAYTEKMLSVTNPDIKGFRGKEAIYTFHLPEGGVVTSLSLWVAGKEEKAILTTKEKADTAYRTIVGVESRDPSLVRWQEGNTVSVRVFPVMPGESRKFRIGFTAPLASDGKTLQYDNIYFDGPSATSALEDATVSFDGKPAGLNGTGTRRNGRYRADWKITMLDEGITPHAFSFNGMAYTLQPYQLQRERVSTDVVYVDANAAWTPGEFNEVLRLSAPRPVFVWLNDQMVQVSEENREECVELLLANRFSLFPLHRIKAPAASLLITKSTAASPSLADLRDSRFRSDLAAFLAAPDLPKVRLLNIGGELSPYLKSLKEHRVFRYEKGGILLLKILLDAGTFAADAETADKVVIDHANVAITRQPADTAGIPSGAPDHLMRLFAYNHIMQQTGKGLITGSAGQEQLVAAAKEAYVVSPLSSLIVLETQRDYDRFGIKDEGSSLKNASLKSTGAVPEPHEWALIILVLLTLIYTKFRPSWRKANV; this comes from the coding sequence ATGAAACAGATCGTGTCGCTCTTCCTTTCAAACAGGGCCTATGCCAGGGGAATACTGTTACTCCAGGTCAACTGCATCGTTTTTTGTCTCGGCGCCATGCCGGATACTGTAAACGACGGGATGCTCTCCGGTTTTTTCTTCTTTCATTTTTTCAGTGCGATAGCGGCATTCATCGGTATCTTCTTTACCGCGCGGGGGAAGAGAAGGAGTGTGTGGACGATCATGCTGCTGCTGTTGTTGATCAGCGCATACGCCCTGAACAGGCACATCCCGGTCTTCAGGCCTTCGGTTACCTGGTTGTCCGCCGTACTGGTCATTACGGGCGTCAATTTCCTGCTTTTCCATTTCTGGGAGGCCCTGCCCGCGTGGTTCCGGTACATGCAGTTGTTCATCATGGGCGTGGGCATGGCCTTGTTTGCTTACTTCGCGGTCTATTTGCTTCCGCTATACCCGCTGAGCGTAATGGCCCTCATCGCCCTGGGGATCTCCCTCCATACCTTCGTGCCAATCTTCCTGCTGATACAGGCTTTCGTTGTGATGCGGGATACGGCATGCAGGATACGCTCCGGCGTTACGGCCTTGTGGGCAGGCGGGCTGGCGGCGCTGATCTTTGCCGTAGTGTATGGTTTTCTTTACAATGCTGAAGTACGAAAGCTCAATCTCGCTTACAACCGCACCATCGTGGAAAGCAATGGCGATCTGCCCGCATGGGTGGAGGCTTCCCGGCAGGCGACGGGCGGGATCATGGAACATAAAGTACTGTGTACGGACCTGCTGTATCTCCGCCCCAAATGGGAAATATTCAACCTGGGCAACTTCCCCGGCCGCAATTTCGGCGAGCGCATACAACATGACCCGCTGATCGTGGCGGCAACGGCGTTTGCGCCGCCGCTGGAAATACCGGTGGATGACCGCATCAAAATACTGGAATCGATGTACGATGCCCGGCACGAAGCGCAGGAACGCCTCTGGTCGGGAGACGACCTTTACACCGGGTATGTGAACAGCAAGGTAAAGATCTGGCCGAAGCTGCACCTCGCCTATACGGAAAAAATGCTCTCCGTCACCAATCCGGATATCAAGGGTTTCAGGGGAAAGGAAGCCATCTATACCTTTCATTTGCCGGAAGGCGGTGTGGTCACATCCCTTTCCCTATGGGTGGCGGGTAAAGAAGAAAAAGCCATCCTGACCACAAAAGAGAAAGCAGACACGGCATACCGCACGATCGTGGGGGTGGAATCCCGCGATCCTTCGCTCGTGCGCTGGCAGGAGGGCAACACGGTCTCCGTACGGGTATTCCCCGTGATGCCCGGCGAATCCAGAAAATTCAGGATAGGTTTTACCGCGCCGCTGGCATCCGATGGCAAAACGCTGCAGTACGATAACATTTATTTTGATGGCCCCTCCGCAACCAGCGCCCTGGAAGATGCCACGGTATCCTTTGATGGGAAACCGGCAGGACTGAACGGCACCGGCACGCGCCGGAACGGGCGTTACCGGGCGGACTGGAAGATCACCATGTTGGATGAAGGCATCACACCGCATGCTTTCTCCTTTAACGGCATGGCCTACACGCTGCAACCTTACCAGCTGCAGCGGGAAAGGGTTAGCACGGATGTGGTGTATGTAGATGCGAATGCAGCCTGGACGCCCGGCGAATTCAACGAAGTGCTGCGGCTGTCGGCGCCAAGACCGGTATTCGTCTGGCTGAACGATCAGATGGTGCAGGTATCGGAAGAAAACCGGGAGGAATGCGTGGAATTATTGCTGGCAAATCGTTTCAGCCTGTTTCCCCTGCACAGGATCAAGGCTCCCGCGGCTTCCCTGCTGATCACCAAAAGCACCGCGGCATCACCATCGCTTGCGGACCTCCGGGACAGCAGGTTCCGGAGCGATCTGGCTGCTTTCCTCGCGGCGCCTGATCTGCCGAAGGTACGTTTGCTCAATATCGGCGGCGAACTGTCGCCTTACCTGAAATCCCTGAAGGAACACCGGGTATTCCGCTACGAAAAGGGCGGCATCCTGCTCCTGAAAATACTCCTGGACGCCGGCACTTTTGCGGCCGATGCGGAAACGGCGGACAAGGTAGTGATCGATCACGCCAATGTGGCGATCACCAGGCAACCGGCGGACACGGCCGGTATTCCGTCCGGAGCACCGGATCACCTGATGCGCCTGTTCGCTTATAATCACATCATGCAGCAGACGGGCAAAGGCCTGATCACCGGCTCAGCAGGGCAGGAGCAGCTGGTGGCTGCCGCAAAGGAGGCCTATGTGGTATCCCCGTTATCCAGCCTCATTGTATTGGAAACACAGCGGGATTACGACAGGTTCGGCATCAAAGACGAAGGCAGCAGCCTGAAGAACGCTTCCCTCAAATCTACCGGCGCCGTTCCGGAGCCGCATGAATGGGCACTGATCATCCTGGTGCTGTTAACGCTCATCTATACAAAATTCCGTCCGTCATGGCGCAAAGCAAACGTATAA
- the xrtN gene encoding exosortase N, which produces MAQSKRIIPHILFPGLIAGVYVFIVCYALGDYIAWRSPGFLLGIAAIPMVMIRDAGSKKSLRFYYAALACCVLAWIVPAKTLLYLSLVMALCFLADSAVGRINFLPLLAMLLMAPVCDYITQIFTFPIRLQLTEWAGSLLQIVSTGVTVEGNTIFHRGNEFAVDAACMGLNMMVASMLCCIMLLGFYQKRLDLRLSFPLVAVLLAFTAALNIFSNLFRIILLVQFAILPDHPMHDVTGIICLAVYVILPLLILVPFLVKRLGKPHIVKPGAETDPHMITMAHICLAGCVFLVAYKIMLPDARPSVSVPDVTGYQTTVMDNGRHQTGKPRFACLCKTCSGILLYGPSSFHLLARQRVCVQQYPRNPDGRKNGVHGFAAKGNGQAVYGLVVR; this is translated from the coding sequence ATGGCGCAAAGCAAACGTATAATTCCCCATATCCTGTTCCCGGGCCTGATCGCCGGCGTGTACGTCTTCATTGTGTGTTATGCGCTGGGAGACTACATCGCCTGGCGCTCTCCGGGATTCCTGCTCGGCATCGCTGCTATTCCCATGGTGATGATACGCGATGCCGGCAGCAAAAAAAGCCTGCGCTTCTATTACGCAGCACTGGCCTGCTGTGTACTGGCCTGGATCGTACCGGCCAAAACCCTGCTGTACCTCTCGCTCGTTATGGCGCTTTGTTTCCTGGCAGACAGCGCTGTCGGGCGCATCAACTTCCTGCCGCTGCTGGCTATGCTGCTGATGGCGCCGGTATGCGATTATATCACGCAGATATTCACGTTCCCTATCCGCCTGCAGCTGACGGAATGGGCGGGAAGCCTGTTGCAAATAGTGAGTACAGGCGTAACCGTTGAAGGCAATACCATTTTTCACCGGGGAAATGAATTTGCTGTGGACGCGGCCTGCATGGGACTGAACATGATGGTGGCCTCCATGCTCTGCTGCATCATGCTGCTGGGATTTTATCAGAAACGGCTGGACCTCCGGCTGTCCTTCCCGCTGGTGGCCGTGTTGCTGGCCTTTACCGCTGCGCTGAACATCTTCAGCAACCTCTTCCGGATCATCCTGCTGGTGCAGTTCGCCATCCTGCCGGATCACCCGATGCATGACGTGACCGGTATCATTTGCCTGGCTGTTTATGTGATACTGCCGTTGCTGATCCTGGTGCCATTCCTGGTCAAACGGCTGGGGAAACCACACATAGTAAAGCCGGGAGCGGAAACCGATCCGCATATGATCACGATGGCGCATATCTGCCTCGCCGGCTGCGTTTTCCTGGTCGCATACAAGATCATGCTGCCGGATGCGCGGCCGTCCGTATCCGTTCCCGATGTGACGGGATATCAGACTACCGTGATGGACAATGGCCGTCATCAAACTGGAAAGCCCCGCTTCGCTTGTTTATGTAAAACCTGTTCCGGGATTTTACTATACGGACCATCATCCTTCCATCTGCTGGCGCGGCAGCGGGTATGCGTTCAGCAATATCCGCGAAACCCGGATGGCCGGAAAAACGGTGTACACGGCTTTGCTGCAAAAGGGAACGGACAGGCTGTTTACGGCCTGGTGGTACGATAA
- a CDS encoding mechanosensitive ion channel family protein, with the protein MEWTNLIWAKLDRWLQAAIKMLPNLAVAVIVFVCFYLLARFARRTMYRLSCRLSHQPAISNLLSSLAYAVIFAIGLFTALEVLKLDKAVSSLLAGAGILGLALGFAFQDLTANFISGIYITFNKPFNVGDVIETNGFTGNVEKIQFRSTIMRTHDGLHIIIPNKDIFQKSIINHSLSTERKVQLTLLIPFNKEPALALKELTATLAESIRDLSQEPDIYFENIEGTNLRVTITLWISNGSIDAYNKARHEMISQVLETLRERQILP; encoded by the coding sequence ATGGAATGGACAAACCTCATCTGGGCGAAGCTGGACCGATGGCTGCAGGCGGCGATCAAGATGCTGCCCAACCTGGCCGTGGCGGTGATCGTATTCGTGTGTTTCTACCTGCTGGCCAGGTTTGCCCGGCGAACGATGTACAGGTTATCCTGCCGGTTATCCCATCAGCCTGCCATCAGCAATTTGCTGTCATCATTGGCCTATGCCGTCATTTTCGCGATCGGACTGTTCACGGCGCTGGAGGTGCTGAAGCTGGACAAAGCGGTGTCGTCCCTGCTGGCCGGTGCGGGGATCTTGGGGCTGGCGCTGGGTTTTGCGTTCCAGGACCTTACGGCCAACTTTATCTCGGGTATCTATATCACGTTCAACAAACCATTCAATGTGGGGGATGTCATCGAAACCAATGGCTTCACCGGCAATGTGGAAAAGATACAGTTCCGTTCCACCATCATGCGCACACATGACGGATTGCACATCATCATTCCGAATAAAGACATTTTTCAGAAGTCCATTATCAACCATTCCCTCTCTACGGAGCGAAAGGTACAGCTCACCCTGCTCATTCCTTTCAATAAGGAACCGGCGCTGGCCCTGAAAGAGCTGACGGCAACGCTTGCCGAAAGCATCCGGGATCTCAGCCAGGAACCGGACATCTACTTCGAGAATATCGAAGGCACGAACCTGCGGGTGACCATCACTCTCTGGATCAGTAACGGCAGTATTGACGCCTACAACAAAGCCCGGCACGAAATGATCAGCCAGGTGCTCGAAACCCTGCGGGAAAGGCAGATACTGCCCTGA